In Schistocerca nitens isolate TAMUIC-IGC-003100 chromosome 10, iqSchNite1.1, whole genome shotgun sequence, a single window of DNA contains:
- the LOC126210289 gene encoding speckle-type POZ protein-like, whose product MSFNSNKCNFCSTDKGTVTTAIAEAEVAEDIKSPLNYSSGTRFKNFSTANTWTVRGLKSLTAATTCIESVPFKHQDSSTWCMVLTRDSDGLYLSFLLKESPTEMLLRASVRADEILRTGEKREVYPSTWYNLDEGENTEMLPVRKTETAGEGDDEDEITLQCEVCIQCIEQDELPVVNTTEVKADVVRGLYEMLLKEVHTDFELHAGDTVLKAHRALLSVRSPYFADMLQPDTKEAQEGFALVSDVKPEVLKQVLLYMYTGVAPALKDMSWDLLKAADKYQLRHLKRQCEAHIASCLNVENAAETAANASVFSCDMLWDRAVLFIKRNLSEVMCTPGWTEAGATHPEAIQRINELME is encoded by the exons ATGAGCTTCAATTCAAACAAGTGTAATTTTTGTTCTACAG ataaagggaCTGTGACAACTGCTATTGCAGAAGCAGAAGTAGCAGAAGATATAAAAAGTCCTTTGAACTATTCAAGTGGGACAAGATTTAAGAATTTCTCAACTGCCAACACCTGGACTGTAAGGGGACTGAAGAGCTTGACTGCAGCAACAACCTGCATCGAGTCCGTTCCGTTCAAGCACCAGGACTCCAGTACTTGGTGCATGGTCCTTACAAGGGACTCAGATGGACTTTATCTGTCATTTTTGCTGAAAGAAAGTCCAACTGAAATGCTTCTGAGAGCAAGTGTAAGGGCAGACGAGATTCTTCGTACTGGAGAAAAGCGAGAAGTGTACCCGAGCACGTGGTATAATTTGGATGAAGGAGAGAACACTGAAATGCTGCCTGTTAGGAAAACTGAAACTGCAGGAGAGGGCGATGACGAAGATGAGATAACCTTGCAGTGTGAAGTCTGCATACAGTGCATTGAACAGGATGAGCTACCTGTGGTAAACACGACAGAAGTAAAAGCTGATGTAGTAAGGGGTCTGTATGAGATGTTGCTCAAAGAAGTCCACACAGACTTTGAGCTTCATGCAGGAGACACTGTTCTCAAGGCACACAGAGCACTACTGTCTGTACGGAGCCCTTACTTCGCTGACATGCTGCAGCCTGACACAAAGGAAGCCCAGGAAGGCTTCGCACTGGTCTCAGATGTGAAGCCGGAGGTATTGAAACAGGTTCTATTGTATATGTACACGGGTGTCGCTCCGGCACTCAAAGACATGTCGTGGGACCTACTGAAAGCAGCTGACAAATACCAACTCCGGCACTTGAAGCGCCAGTGCGAAGCACACATTGCCAGCTGTCTGAATGTGGAAAATGCTGCAGAAACTGCAGCCAATGCCTCTGTTTTCTCGTGCGACATGCTGTGGGACCGAGCCGTCCTTTTCATCAAGCGCAACCTCAGTGAGGTGATGTGCACGCCTGGATGGACTGAAGCAGGAGCTACACATCCGGAAGCCATACAGCGTATTAACGAGCTGATGGAATGA